Proteins from a single region of Leptotrichia trevisanii DSM 22070:
- a CDS encoding patatin-like phospholipase family protein → MKEKNGLVLEGGGLRGIFTAGVLDFFLEKNIEFDNCIGVSAGACHACSYLAKQHKRAFNVSVDYLDDKRYCTLYSLFKTGDLFDVDLVYNEIPNKLNPIDNKTFMKNKTKFQVVITNCETGEAEYPEVKDFDKDTVYVRASSSLPLLARMVNINGNVYLDGGVSDSIPIKKSMENGNTKNVVVLTRDKSYRKKQSALGKITGIRYKKFPKFVELMNTRYSRYNEVLDYIGELEAKGEIFVIRPEVELTLGRIEKNKKKLLEVYSIGYETAKKNYERLKKYLEK, encoded by the coding sequence ATGAAGGAAAAAAATGGGTTAGTATTGGAAGGTGGAGGACTTCGGGGGATATTTACGGCAGGGGTGCTGGACTTCTTTTTGGAAAAAAATATTGAATTTGATAATTGCATAGGGGTATCTGCGGGAGCTTGCCATGCCTGCAGCTATTTGGCAAAACAACATAAGAGGGCGTTTAATGTGTCTGTTGACTATCTGGATGACAAAAGATACTGCACGCTTTATAGCTTGTTTAAAACAGGGGATTTATTTGATGTGGATTTAGTTTATAATGAGATTCCGAATAAACTGAATCCGATTGACAACAAAACATTTATGAAAAATAAGACAAAATTTCAGGTGGTAATTACAAATTGTGAAACTGGGGAGGCGGAATATCCTGAAGTTAAGGATTTTGACAAGGATACTGTTTATGTAAGGGCTTCAAGTTCTTTGCCGTTACTTGCCAGAATGGTTAATATTAATGGGAATGTTTATCTGGATGGCGGAGTTTCTGATTCAATACCGATTAAAAAGTCTATGGAAAATGGAAATACAAAAAATGTGGTTGTCTTGACACGTGATAAAAGTTATAGAAAAAAACAAAGTGCATTGGGTAAAATTACTGGGATAAGATATAAAAAGTTTCCTAAATTTGTAGAGCTTATGAATACAAGATATAGCCGATATAATGAAGTGCTTGATTATATTGGCGAGCTGGAGGCAAAAGGAGAAATTTTTGTGATTCGTCCAGAAGTGGAACTGACACTTGGGAGAATTGAGAAAAATAAGAAGAAACTTTTGGAAGTGTATAGTATTGGTTATGAAACAGCGAAAAAAAATTATGAAAGATTGAAAAAATACTTGGAAAAGTAA
- a CDS encoding Dps family protein: protein MSKTVEKLNLYLANLNVLYRKVQNYHWNIVGAGFFSVHEKLEEYYDAINEQIDDVAERILSIGGRPLGTLKDYLEITTIKEAENKEISIPEAVADVKKEFEAMLKLVKEVKEAADEENDYGTSALVDEYISTYEKNLWMLNAYLK from the coding sequence ATGTCAAAAACAGTTGAAAAATTAAATCTTTACTTAGCTAACTTGAATGTACTTTACAGAAAGGTTCAAAATTACCACTGGAACATTGTTGGTGCTGGATTCTTTTCTGTTCATGAAAAATTAGAGGAGTATTATGATGCGATAAATGAGCAAATTGATGATGTAGCTGAAAGAATTTTGTCAATAGGAGGACGTCCTTTAGGAACTCTAAAAGACTACTTGGAAATTACAACTATTAAGGAAGCTGAAAATAAGGAAATTTCTATTCCAGAAGCAGTAGCTGATGTGAAAAAAGAATTTGAAGCAATGTTAAAATTAGTGAAGGAAGTAAAAGAAGCGGCTGATGAAGAAAACGACTACGGAACATCTGCATTAGTTGACGAATATATCAGTACATACGAAAAAAACTTATGGATGTTAAACGCATATTTAAAATAA
- a CDS encoding YifB family Mg chelatase-like AAA ATPase: MAISLFSCSYMGVDTYVVEVEVDLSRGLPVFNIVGMGDQAISESKERIRSCFKNVGFEFPVRRVLVNLSPANIRKKGSHFDLSIFLGILANTGHISNIDILKKYLILGEISLNGKIKSINGAINATILAKETDFKGVVVPMENYNEAKLISGVEIIPVDEITELLDFLEGKIDVETLCEKAVEMNTSKLEKDENLDETVDFSDVKGQLLAKRALEIAAAGGHNVFLIGDPGSGKSMLAKRFNTILPDMPEEEIIETTKIYSISGMLSQSEPIIRKRPFRAPHYSATQVALVGGANRVGEITLALNGILFLDEIGEFEGKTLETLRQPLEDGKIVISRANLSVTYPVKNITITASNPTPSGYFPDNPLCNDSLKEIKRYQKKFSGPLLDRMDLYVEMHQLKKDEIFDESLSEKSKEIQKRVIKAREVQKQRFNSNTLNRDMNKKQLNKYCRIDEESEEIMKSAIDNLKLSVRMFDKILKVSRTIADLDGEENIKKEHLLEALNYRRK, translated from the coding sequence ATGGCAATAAGTTTATTTAGTTGCAGCTATATGGGTGTAGATACTTATGTTGTAGAAGTCGAAGTTGATTTATCCAGAGGACTGCCTGTATTTAATATAGTTGGAATGGGAGATCAGGCGATTTCCGAGAGCAAGGAGCGGATTAGGAGCTGTTTTAAGAATGTGGGGTTTGAATTTCCTGTCAGACGTGTGCTGGTAAATCTGTCGCCTGCAAATATCAGAAAAAAAGGCAGTCATTTCGACTTGAGCATATTCTTAGGAATACTTGCTAATACAGGGCATATTTCAAATATAGACATATTAAAAAAATATCTAATTTTAGGAGAAATTTCCTTAAATGGAAAGATAAAATCAATAAATGGAGCAATAAATGCTACAATTCTAGCAAAAGAAACAGATTTTAAAGGTGTTGTCGTCCCAATGGAAAATTATAATGAAGCAAAATTAATTTCAGGTGTGGAAATTATCCCTGTTGATGAAATAACAGAATTGCTAGATTTTCTGGAGGGAAAAATTGATGTGGAAACATTGTGCGAAAAAGCTGTCGAGATGAACACTTCAAAATTGGAAAAAGATGAAAACTTAGACGAAACTGTTGATTTTTCAGATGTAAAAGGGCAACTGCTTGCAAAAAGGGCTTTAGAAATTGCAGCGGCTGGTGGACACAATGTATTTCTAATAGGTGATCCTGGTTCAGGCAAGTCAATGCTTGCGAAAAGATTTAACACAATTTTACCTGATATGCCTGAAGAAGAAATTATAGAAACAACCAAAATTTACAGTATTTCAGGAATGTTAAGCCAAAGTGAGCCAATAATTCGTAAACGCCCATTTAGAGCTCCACACTATTCAGCGACACAAGTAGCTCTAGTAGGCGGTGCAAACAGAGTTGGTGAAATTACTTTAGCACTAAATGGAATATTATTTCTAGATGAAATTGGAGAGTTTGAAGGAAAAACATTGGAAACGTTAAGACAGCCGCTCGAAGACGGAAAAATCGTTATTTCAAGAGCAAATTTGAGTGTAACTTATCCAGTAAAAAACATTACAATAACTGCTTCAAATCCTACTCCAAGTGGATATTTCCCTGACAATCCACTATGTAACGACAGCCTAAAAGAAATTAAACGTTACCAGAAAAAATTTTCAGGCCCACTTCTCGACAGAATGGACTTGTATGTGGAAATGCATCAGTTAAAAAAAGATGAGATTTTTGATGAATCCTTATCAGAAAAATCCAAAGAAATTCAAAAAAGAGTGATAAAAGCTCGTGAAGTACAAAAACAACGTTTTAACTCAAATACTTTAAACAGAGATATGAATAAGAAACAGCTAAACAAATATTGTAGAATAGACGAAGAAAGTGAAGAAATTATGAAATCTGCCATTGATAATCTAAAATTATCAGTTAGAATGTTTGACAAAATATTAAAAGTTTCGAGAACAATAGCAGATTTAGACGGTGAAGAAAACATAAAAAAGGAGCATTTGCTAGAAGCTCTCAATTATCGGAGAAAATAA
- the yihA gene encoding ribosome biogenesis GTP-binding protein YihA/YsxC, protein MEISKSEFVKSAVVGKDYPEFNNIVEFSFIGRSNVGKSSLINSLTKRKNLARTSKTPGRTQLINYFLINNKIHFVDLPGYGFAKVPEAVKRNWGKTIESYLVSNREKVVFLLLDLRRVPSNEDMEMLKWLEHFEIEYYIIFTKADKLSNNEKFKQLKEIRKKLVFKNEDVFFYSSLKNTGRKELLDFIGKRVTEK, encoded by the coding sequence ATGGAAATAAGCAAGTCAGAATTTGTGAAATCAGCAGTTGTGGGAAAAGATTACCCGGAATTTAATAACATTGTGGAATTTTCTTTTATTGGAAGATCAAATGTAGGAAAATCTTCACTTATAAATTCGCTTACAAAAAGGAAAAATCTGGCAAGAACGAGTAAGACGCCAGGAAGAACACAGTTAATCAATTATTTTTTGATAAATAATAAAATTCATTTTGTGGATTTGCCGGGATATGGATTTGCAAAAGTGCCTGAGGCTGTTAAAAGAAATTGGGGGAAAACAATAGAAAGCTATCTTGTGTCAAATCGTGAAAAAGTTGTATTTTTATTGCTTGATTTGCGTAGAGTTCCATCAAATGAGGATATGGAAATGTTAAAATGGCTGGAACATTTTGAAATTGAATATTATATAATCTTTACAAAGGCTGATAAATTGTCGAATAATGAAAAATTTAAGCAGTTGAAGGAAATTAGAAAAAAACTTGTGTTTAAAAATGAAGATGTATTTTTTTATTCTTCATTAAAAAATACTGGAAGAAAAGAATTATTGGATTTTATAGGAAAAAGAGTTACTGAAAAATAA
- a CDS encoding LCP family protein, with the protein MKKVFIILGIFLVAFIGWLSVPFNILVIGVDAYANQPTEGSRSDGLIVIRVIPYLAQIKMISIPRDTYAEIPCENYKQDKITHSHHFGGVKCTIDAVENFLNTKINYHVRFRFEDVMNLTNLIDGVDVVSNHTFNQDYFDQEVFHFNQGQVYNLKGRMALAYTRHRKSDTAFKRDERQRQVIQGIAKKIAAPSGWKYIPQVYGYAKQHMEITVNPIRSLSALPAVLIHHSDIEQHEITGDGRMINGVWYFMPDETSLENAKEEFKN; encoded by the coding sequence ATGAAAAAAGTATTTATAATACTGGGAATATTTTTAGTAGCGTTTATAGGATGGCTTTCTGTACCATTTAATATTCTTGTGATAGGAGTAGATGCCTATGCAAATCAACCAACGGAAGGATCGAGAAGTGATGGGCTTATTGTTATAAGAGTTATACCATATTTGGCACAGATAAAAATGATTTCGATACCACGTGATACATATGCTGAAATTCCTTGTGAAAACTATAAGCAGGATAAAATTACACATTCGCACCATTTTGGCGGTGTAAAGTGTACGATTGACGCTGTGGAAAATTTTCTTAATACAAAAATTAATTATCACGTGCGATTCAGATTTGAAGATGTTATGAACTTGACGAATTTGATTGACGGAGTGGATGTTGTTTCAAATCACACTTTTAATCAGGACTATTTTGATCAGGAAGTGTTTCACTTTAATCAGGGGCAGGTTTACAATCTGAAGGGGAGAATGGCACTTGCATACACAAGACACCGAAAAAGTGATACAGCCTTTAAGCGTGATGAGCGTCAAAGACAGGTTATTCAAGGGATTGCAAAAAAAATAGCTGCACCATCTGGCTGGAAATACATCCCGCAAGTTTATGGATATGCAAAGCAACATATGGAAATAACGGTGAATCCTATTAGAAGTCTGTCGGCATTACCAGCAGTTCTGATACATCATTCGGATATTGAGCAGCACGAAATTACAGGGGATGGAAGAATGATTAATGGAGTCTGGTATTTTATGCCTGATGAAACTTCATTGGAAAATGCAAAGGAAGAATTTAAAAATTAG
- the coaE gene encoding dephospho-CoA kinase (Dephospho-CoA kinase (CoaE) performs the final step in coenzyme A biosynthesis.) codes for MVIGLTGGIGTGKSTVSQILREKGYEVIDLDVISHEVIRFPQVVEKIVENFGKEVLEKDNFGNYTVSREKLGKIIFKNKEKRLILNSIMHPEILHFMREKIFGHKKENKIIFVEIQLLFEVQWEKEFDYILLVSANTDTQIQRVLKRDDRTYEETLNIINSQMSLDEKKKKSDFVIENDGNIQELRKKVDDFLKEIAFENKN; via the coding sequence ATGGTTATTGGACTCACGGGTGGAATTGGGACTGGGAAAAGTACGGTTAGTCAGATTTTACGGGAAAAAGGATATGAGGTTATTGATTTGGATGTGATTTCTCACGAAGTTATCAGATTTCCACAGGTTGTAGAAAAAATTGTGGAAAACTTTGGAAAGGAAGTTCTGGAAAAGGATAATTTTGGGAATTATACTGTTTCACGTGAAAAGCTGGGGAAAATTATTTTTAAAAATAAGGAAAAAAGACTTATTTTAAATTCTATTATGCATCCAGAAATTTTACATTTTATGCGAGAAAAGATTTTTGGGCATAAAAAAGAAAATAAAATTATTTTTGTGGAAATTCAGCTACTTTTTGAAGTCCAATGGGAAAAGGAATTTGATTACATTCTGTTAGTCAGTGCAAATACAGATACACAAATTCAGCGTGTTTTAAAGCGGGATGACAGAACGTATGAGGAAACCTTGAATATTATTAATTCTCAGATGTCCCTGGATGAAAAGAAGAAGAAAAGTGATTTTGTTATCGAAAATGATGGAAATATTCAGGAATTGAGAAAAAAAGTTGATGATTTTTTAAAAGAAATAGCATTTGAAAATAAAAATTAA
- a CDS encoding acetyl-CoA carboxylase biotin carboxyl carrier protein, whose product MELKDIQELMQVLKKEDLAEIKVRYGKVKLTLTNSETVKTVNNPTSVVKKEVKEVTKPALPVEEIIKSGNVGKIKLLSSKTGTVVKKGQILAKINTMGIDNDVKSTVNGILTEILVTDGSAVDFAKELFKIEV is encoded by the coding sequence ATGGAACTTAAGGATATTCAGGAATTAATGCAAGTTCTAAAAAAGGAAGATTTGGCAGAAATTAAAGTAAGATATGGAAAAGTAAAACTTACATTAACAAATTCTGAAACAGTAAAAACTGTAAATAATCCGACATCAGTGGTAAAAAAAGAAGTGAAAGAAGTTACAAAACCAGCATTGCCAGTAGAAGAAATCATAAAATCAGGCAATGTAGGTAAAATAAAGTTACTAAGCTCAAAAACAGGAACAGTGGTAAAAAAAGGGCAAATTCTTGCCAAAATTAACACAATGGGGATTGATAACGATGTAAAATCAACTGTAAACGGTATTTTAACAGAAATTCTTGTTACAGATGGTTCAGCTGTGGATTTTGCAAAGGAATTATTTAAAATTGAAGTATAA
- the accC gene encoding acetyl-CoA carboxylase biotin carboxylase subunit, translated as MFKKILIANRGEIAVRIIRAARELGIATVAVYSEADKESLHVKLADEAICIGTASSADSYLKIPNIISAAQMTGSEAIHPGYGFLAENQRFAEICDKNEIVFIGPKPELINMMGDKATARETAIKHKVPITKGSDGIVPNVEEAKKVAQWITYPVMIKATAGGGGKGMRIAHDEKELVENYIAAQNEAKAAFGNPDVYIEKYVEEPRHVEIQVVGDKFGNVVHLGERDCSIQRRHQKLIEESPSAGIDAKTREKMGKFAAKLAKGIGYDSVGTLEFLVDKNMNFYFMEMNTRIQVEHTVSEEITGVDLIKEQIRVAAGEKLSVSQKDINIDGHVIECRINAEDSENGFLPSSGILETYIPSGGIGVRIDSHSYQNYEIPPYYDSMIAKLIVKGKNREEAIARMKRALKEFIIEGVDTTIPFHLKVLDNQDFKKGTIYTNFIETHFKEALGK; from the coding sequence ATGTTCAAAAAAATATTAATAGCAAACAGAGGAGAAATTGCTGTTAGGATAATCAGAGCAGCAAGAGAGTTGGGAATAGCGACTGTTGCAGTTTATTCAGAAGCTGACAAGGAATCACTTCACGTAAAGCTGGCTGATGAAGCTATCTGTATCGGAACTGCCAGCAGTGCAGACTCATACTTAAAAATACCCAATATTATTTCGGCGGCACAAATGACAGGAAGTGAAGCAATTCACCCTGGATACGGATTCTTGGCAGAAAATCAAAGATTTGCCGAAATATGTGACAAAAACGAGATTGTCTTTATTGGCCCAAAACCTGAATTAATCAATATGATGGGGGATAAGGCGACAGCAAGGGAAACTGCCATCAAACACAAAGTCCCTATAACAAAAGGTTCAGACGGAATTGTGCCAAATGTGGAAGAAGCCAAAAAAGTTGCACAATGGATAACTTATCCGGTTATGATAAAAGCCACTGCCGGTGGTGGTGGTAAAGGAATGAGAATCGCCCATGATGAAAAGGAACTTGTAGAAAATTACATTGCCGCACAAAATGAAGCAAAGGCAGCATTTGGAAATCCAGATGTCTACATTGAAAAATATGTGGAAGAGCCAAGACACGTAGAAATACAAGTTGTTGGAGATAAATTTGGAAATGTAGTTCATTTAGGTGAAAGAGATTGTTCCATTCAGAGACGGCATCAAAAATTAATAGAGGAATCTCCATCAGCGGGAATTGATGCCAAAACACGTGAAAAAATGGGAAAATTCGCCGCAAAATTGGCAAAAGGTATCGGTTACGACAGTGTTGGAACATTGGAATTCCTTGTTGATAAAAACATGAATTTCTATTTTATGGAAATGAATACCAGAATTCAGGTGGAACACACTGTAAGTGAAGAAATTACTGGTGTTGACTTGATAAAAGAACAAATAAGGGTGGCCGCAGGAGAAAAATTAAGTGTTTCTCAAAAAGATATAAATATTGATGGACACGTGATAGAATGCAGAATTAATGCAGAAGATTCTGAAAATGGATTTTTACCTTCATCTGGAATACTGGAAACATACATTCCATCTGGAGGGATTGGAGTAAGAATCGACTCACATTCTTATCAGAATTATGAAATCCCGCCTTATTACGACTCAATGATAGCAAAACTTATTGTAAAAGGTAAAAACAGGGAAGAAGCCATTGCAAGAATGAAACGTGCCTTAAAGGAATTTATTATAGAAGGTGTTGACACAACTATACCATTCCACTTAAAAGTGCTTGATAATCAAGACTTTAAGAAGGGGACTATCTATACAAACTTTATTGAAACACATTTTAAAGAAGCACTTGGCAAATAA
- a CDS encoding Asp23/Gls24 family envelope stress response protein yields the protein MNELGNVNISQEVVATIAESVVSEIEGVHSLVGGTSKNEIVKFFQNVSSGGKGIEVEVGETECTLDLYIVAKMGYKLPALAGEIQTRVVKAITEMTGLKVQEVNVYIQKIVKEDKKEVIQAPVTETAEIEE from the coding sequence ATGAACGAATTAGGAAATGTAAATATATCGCAGGAAGTGGTAGCAACAATTGCAGAATCAGTAGTATCAGAAATTGAAGGAGTACATAGCCTTGTTGGTGGAACTTCTAAAAATGAAATTGTTAAATTTTTCCAAAATGTATCTTCAGGCGGAAAAGGAATCGAAGTGGAAGTTGGAGAAACTGAATGCACACTAGATTTATATATTGTGGCAAAAATGGGATACAAATTACCTGCACTAGCTGGGGAAATTCAAACAAGAGTGGTAAAGGCAATTACTGAAATGACAGGATTAAAAGTTCAGGAAGTTAATGTTTACATTCAAAAAATTGTAAAAGAAGATAAAAAAGAAGTTATTCAGGCACCTGTAACAGAAACAGCAGAAATTGAAGAATAA
- the amaP gene encoding alkaline shock response membrane anchor protein AmaP: protein MIAILGFLARLSVILGFIGIAFSSISDMLFRTDYLGQLDNFVDLNSLNFKILVGILSIIYLVIFSLSYINKLTKYSQNRKVKNKNGEIEVSVKTINETSKDFLSGLEIIKNSKVKSYPSGKAVVIEATVDTYNVDNLNEKLADIQNKLSDYIFQATGITVKKSKVKLKKVLGETIIEKKIIDSPTVQKEENTNNENTNLKNKNDVQNKTSPSGKEN, encoded by the coding sequence ATGATTGCAATATTAGGATTTTTAGCAAGATTATCTGTTATACTTGGATTTATTGGAATTGCATTTTCAAGCATATCAGATATGCTGTTTAGGACTGATTATTTAGGGCAACTTGACAATTTTGTTGATTTAAACAGCCTAAATTTTAAAATTTTAGTTGGGATATTATCAATTATCTATTTAGTTATATTTTCACTTTCATACATCAATAAACTGACAAAATATTCTCAAAATAGAAAAGTTAAAAATAAAAATGGAGAAATTGAAGTTTCCGTCAAAACAATAAATGAAACATCAAAAGACTTTTTAAGTGGGCTTGAAATTATAAAAAATTCAAAAGTAAAGTCATATCCAAGCGGAAAGGCTGTCGTCATAGAAGCTACTGTGGACACTTATAACGTCGATAATCTAAATGAAAAATTGGCAGATATTCAAAACAAGTTATCTGATTATATTTTTCAGGCAACTGGAATTACCGTAAAAAAAAGTAAAGTAAAATTGAAAAAAGTTTTAGGTGAAACAATCATTGAGAAAAAAATCATTGATTCTCCAACTGTTCAAAAGGAAGAAAATACTAATAACGAAAACACAAATCTAAAAAACAAAAATGATGTACAAAATAAGACTTCCCCATCTGGAAAGGAAAATTAA
- the nusB gene encoding transcription antitermination factor NusB — protein MTRRGIREEIFKLLFEYELIDNNIDKRINDIINEESLKKDEEIDFLRSYVTEIIENQNILIERIREVLDGWTYERLGTIEKVLLKISFYEITIKDIGYEIAINEVLEIAKKYSYNDTKDFLNGILAKLVQNIKEEKK, from the coding sequence ATGACACGAAGAGGAATTAGAGAAGAAATATTTAAACTTCTTTTTGAATACGAATTAATTGACAACAATATTGACAAAAGAATAAATGATATAATTAATGAAGAAAGTTTAAAAAAAGATGAAGAAATCGACTTTTTAAGAAGTTATGTTACAGAAATAATTGAAAATCAGAATATTCTAATTGAAAGAATACGGGAAGTGCTAGATGGTTGGACTTATGAACGTTTGGGAACAATAGAAAAAGTTTTATTAAAAATATCTTTTTATGAAATTACTATAAAAGATATAGGATATGAAATAGCAATTAATGAAGTTCTTGAAATTGCAAAAAAATATTCCTACAACGACACAAAAGACTTTTTAAACGGAATTCTTGCAAAATTAGTACAGAATATTAAAGAAGAAAAAAAATAA
- the nadR gene encoding multifunctional transcriptional regulator/nicotinamide-nucleotide adenylyltransferase/ribosylnicotinamide kinase NadR, translating to MKKIGIIIGKFFPLHIGHVNFIQRASGIVDRLYVVISYSDDADDLLTSNSRFVKEITPKDRLRFVKQTFKNQPNISSFLLDENNYSQQGDNWEEWATVLKNEIEKREKLKNEKEIDWKNDVIFVSNRDEDKEYNLRHFGSETKSIDKNYIEYNVNSKQIRENPSKYWEFLPREVREHLIPIITICGGESSGKSVMIDKLANVFNTTSAWEYGREYVFEKLGGDEESLQYSDYEKIVFGHQSNVLYAARNANKFALIDTDYITTLAFCLTYEKRDNPIVREFVQNYRFDLTILLENNVKWVNDGLRSIGDDDRRGKFQNLLKELYKEYDIQYITVKSSSYEKRYLACKHIIKAYLDGADNSQLQEIADTFI from the coding sequence ATGAAAAAAATAGGAATAATTATCGGAAAATTTTTCCCGCTTCACATCGGACACGTAAACTTCATTCAAAGAGCCAGTGGAATTGTAGATAGATTGTATGTTGTTATCTCATATTCTGATGATGCTGACGATCTACTTACTTCCAATTCCCGTTTTGTGAAGGAAATCACACCAAAGGACAGATTACGTTTTGTAAAACAGACATTTAAAAACCAGCCTAATATTTCATCTTTTTTATTAGACGAAAACAACTATTCTCAACAGGGCGACAACTGGGAAGAATGGGCAACAGTCTTAAAAAATGAAATCGAAAAAAGAGAAAAGCTAAAAAATGAAAAAGAAATAGACTGGAAAAATGATGTAATTTTCGTAAGTAACCGAGATGAAGACAAGGAATACAATTTAAGACATTTTGGCTCTGAAACAAAGTCAATTGACAAGAATTATATCGAGTACAATGTAAACTCAAAGCAGATACGTGAAAATCCAAGTAAATACTGGGAATTTCTGCCACGTGAAGTAAGAGAACATTTAATTCCTATTATTACAATCTGCGGTGGAGAAAGCAGCGGAAAAAGTGTGATGATAGACAAACTTGCAAATGTTTTTAATACAACTTCGGCTTGGGAATACGGACGTGAATATGTTTTTGAAAAATTAGGCGGAGATGAAGAATCATTACAGTATTCTGACTATGAAAAAATTGTTTTTGGACATCAGTCAAATGTTTTGTATGCCGCAAGAAATGCCAACAAATTTGCACTAATTGACACTGACTACATCACTACCCTAGCCTTTTGTCTAACTTACGAAAAGCGTGATAATCCAATTGTCCGTGAGTTTGTACAAAATTATCGTTTTGATTTGACAATTTTACTTGAAAATAACGTAAAATGGGTAAATGATGGACTGCGTTCAATTGGGGATGATGACAGGCGTGGAAAATTCCAGAATTTATTGAAGGAATTATATAAAGAATATGATATTCAATATATTACTGTAAAATCTAGCAGCTATGAAAAGAGATATTTAGCTTGTAAACATATTATTAAGGCTTATTTAGACGGTGCTGATAATTCACAGCTTCAAGAAATAGCAGATACTTTTATATAA
- a CDS encoding ferritin: MKLNKELEVLLNNQINMELAASYQYQAMAAYFDERALEGFAKWMGNQAKEEIEHSRKFYDYVLKRNGKIEFFALDKPKMDFTSVKEVFEAALAHEEAVTASIENIHKLARELGDYGAEVFLNEFAEEQEEEEEQVQKLIDKIVSLDVDNNSATLYLLDKEMGTRE; the protein is encoded by the coding sequence ATGAAATTAAATAAAGAATTGGAAGTTTTATTAAATAACCAAATAAATATGGAGCTTGCTGCTTCTTATCAATATCAGGCTATGGCTGCATACTTTGACGAAAGAGCATTGGAAGGTTTTGCAAAATGGATGGGAAATCAAGCAAAAGAGGAAATTGAACATTCAAGAAAATTTTATGATTATGTATTAAAAAGAAATGGGAAAATTGAATTTTTTGCACTAGATAAGCCCAAAATGGACTTTACGTCAGTAAAGGAAGTATTTGAAGCTGCTCTTGCACATGAAGAAGCTGTAACAGCCTCTATCGAAAATATTCATAAACTTGCAAGGGAATTGGGAGATTATGGAGCAGAAGTATTCTTAAATGAATTTGCTGAAGAACAGGAAGAAGAAGAGGAACAAGTTCAAAAATTAATTGATAAAATTGTTTCGCTTGATGTTGATAATAATAGTGCTACGTTATATTTATTAGACAAGGAAATGGGAACAAGGGAATAA